The proteins below are encoded in one region of Clostridium pasteurianum DSM 525 = ATCC 6013:
- a CDS encoding heme NO-binding domain-containing protein, with protein sequence MKGTVVATWIRTCRKLYGDSVIDNAMNQIGFGSEKIFSPLENVDDKQVNDLIKYISNETNISIKEIWGKIGRDNILSFFNDFPAFFQHDNLYSFLRSLFDIHVVMTQRFPGAKPPIVSIEAIAAKEAIFTYESKRGMFDYLYGLLNGSAEFFKENITIDEIERTDSSAKLKINFEKDIYYVKKFTFNKLLSLGFVKNIGVKSAIFTFIISGILFIPIIGTSNIVRAIVAAIIAALASFIGTEILLRPRKIIQQQLQKISNHDFVVNSSIQTSDFFQEIYDNIIDHEKIICKDFVGIKGITDEINTFVKNINSISEFMSTTSNQISGIVEQLAGGAVDQANNTQDCATILNENIESLKDVVKDQNENKEKLENAISKINNSYESVDDTGKNIMNTLTKFKEVKDKGNELSEEAKNIKGIISIVSDISEQINLLALNASIEAARAGEAGRGFSVVAEEVRKLAEETRDAVEEINISLGNFVGDIEGLTGNIGSQYDVLQDEIDSLQKVRNLSYESKIAVRNVSEAMIKTAERLNIEADSIAGIYDNIESLAAIAEENSASSEEVSANVINYTNQIKKLTDNVGQFKNLIESFEIELKKYKI encoded by the coding sequence ATGAAGGGAACTGTAGTTGCAACTTGGATAAGGACGTGCAGAAAGCTCTATGGAGATTCTGTAATTGATAATGCCATGAATCAAATAGGATTTGGCAGTGAAAAAATATTTTCACCTCTTGAAAATGTTGACGATAAACAGGTAAATGATCTAATAAAATATATTTCGAATGAGACTAACATCAGTATTAAAGAAATTTGGGGCAAAATAGGAAGAGATAATATATTGTCCTTTTTTAATGATTTCCCTGCATTTTTTCAACATGATAATTTGTATTCATTTTTAAGATCACTTTTTGATATTCATGTAGTGATGACTCAAAGATTTCCAGGTGCAAAACCGCCAATTGTATCAATCGAAGCTATAGCTGCTAAAGAGGCCATTTTTACTTATGAATCTAAAAGAGGAATGTTTGATTACTTGTATGGATTACTAAATGGTAGTGCAGAATTTTTTAAAGAGAATATAACTATAGATGAAATTGAGAGAACGGATAGCTCGGCTAAATTAAAAATTAATTTTGAAAAAGATATATACTATGTAAAGAAATTTACATTTAATAAGTTATTATCTTTAGGATTTGTAAAAAATATAGGAGTTAAGTCAGCAATATTTACATTTATAATTTCTGGTATATTGTTTATTCCTATAATTGGGACAAGCAACATTGTAAGAGCTATTGTTGCTGCTATTATTGCGGCTTTAGCCTCTTTTATAGGAACAGAGATTTTATTGAGGCCTAGAAAAATTATACAGCAGCAATTACAAAAGATAAGTAATCATGATTTTGTTGTAAATAGTAGCATACAAACCTCAGATTTTTTTCAAGAAATTTACGATAACATAATAGACCATGAGAAGATAATTTGTAAGGATTTTGTTGGTATTAAGGGAATAACAGATGAAATAAATACTTTTGTAAAAAATATAAATAGCATTTCAGAATTTATGAGTACTACATCTAATCAGATATCTGGTATAGTAGAGCAATTAGCAGGTGGAGCTGTAGATCAAGCTAATAATACTCAGGATTGTGCTACAATTTTAAATGAAAATATAGAATCTTTAAAGGATGTAGTGAAAGATCAAAATGAAAATAAAGAAAAACTAGAAAATGCTATCAGCAAAATTAATAATAGTTATGAAAGTGTAGATGATACTGGCAAAAATATAATGAATACTTTAACTAAGTTTAAGGAAGTTAAAGATAAGGGAAATGAGTTAAGTGAAGAGGCAAAAAATATTAAGGGTATTATATCTATAGTTTCAGATATATCAGAGCAGATTAATTTATTAGCTTTAAATGCCTCCATTGAAGCTGCACGTGCTGGAGAAGCTGGACGAGGTTTTAGTGTGGTTGCGGAAGAAGTAAGGAAGTTAGCAGAAGAAACGAGAGATGCTGTAGAAGAAATAAATATTAGCCTAGGAAATTTTGTTGGTGATATTGAGGGGCTTACAGGTAATATAGGAAGTCAATATGATGTGCTTCAAGATGAGATAGATTCATTACAAAAAGTAAGAAATTTGAGTTATGAATCAAAAATAGCCGTTAGAAATGTTTCAGAGGCTATGATAAAGACTGCAGAAAGATTGAATATTGAAGCGGATTCAATAGCAGGTATATATGATAATATAGAATCTCTTGCAGCCATAGCAGAGGAAAATTCTGCATCATCAGAAGAAGTAAGTGCTAACGTAATTAATTATACTAATCAGATTAAAAAATTAACGGATAATGTTGGTCAATTTAAAAATCTCATAGAAAGTTTTGAAATTGAACTTAAAAAATATAAGATATAA
- a CDS encoding helix-turn-helix transcriptional regulator has translation MSRVGEKIRILRNENKLTQKTLGKKLGVSEGFINELETGKKVANEAIIKRISKIFGKDLDDINMYVEDKEDNYIPKNVPKKTVQKKDIINPVWNDALESILKNVPVYKTDLKTVISSRSLPVVSNKIEGYPQNKVFFMEIQDDDMIGFRIARGDVAFAHTINEIESNSLCLLEYNGNKIIRQVKKLDSSKLLLVSNSGSGVRTQTVYIKEIKPLAKLDKLEILL, from the coding sequence GTGTCTAGAGTTGGAGAAAAAATCAGAATATTGAGGAACGAAAATAAATTGACACAAAAAACTTTGGGAAAGAAACTAGGTGTTTCAGAAGGATTCATAAATGAACTTGAGACAGGGAAAAAAGTTGCTAATGAGGCTATCATTAAGAGAATCTCAAAGATATTTGGAAAAGATTTAGATGATATTAATATGTACGTAGAAGATAAAGAAGATAATTATATCCCTAAGAATGTGCCAAAGAAAACTGTGCAAAAGAAAGACATTATTAATCCAGTTTGGAATGATGCATTGGAATCCATATTAAAAAATGTTCCAGTTTATAAAACTGATTTAAAGACAGTAATTTCTTCAAGGTCGCTTCCTGTAGTTTCCAATAAAATAGAAGGCTATCCTCAGAATAAAGTATTTTTTATGGAAATTCAAGATGATGATATGATAGGTTTTAGAATAGCGAGAGGCGATGTTGCTTTTGCACATACAATTAATGAAATAGAAAGTAATTCCTTATGTTTATTAGAATACAACGGAAATAAAATCATAAGGCAGGTTAAAAAATTAGATTCTAGTAAGTTATTACTTGTCAGCAATAGCGGCAGTGGAGTTAGAACGCAAACAGTATACATAAAAGAAATAAAACCATTGGCAAAGCTTGATAAATTGGAAATTTTATTATAA
- a CDS encoding DUF3783 domain-containing protein — protein sequence MVLNNDKLILIYGFSQEEIVNIGELILDNNLVKFKVIDRHSGKMTVENIIQGVKLPLAYGNVNHEKVVLFNNLTDEELEKTIKIFRNNIDKKTIFAVVTPTSIKWTFDELLEHLVQERKWVEKRKSKG from the coding sequence ATGGTACTTAATAATGATAAATTGATTTTAATATATGGTTTTAGCCAAGAAGAAATTGTAAATATAGGCGAACTTATATTAGATAATAATCTTGTGAAATTTAAAGTAATAGACAGACATAGCGGGAAAATGACTGTAGAAAATATTATACAGGGTGTTAAACTTCCATTAGCATATGGAAATGTAAACCATGAAAAAGTAGTATTATTTAATAATCTGACTGATGAGGAACTTGAAAAAACTATAAAGATATTTAGAAATAATATAGATAAAAAAACTATATTTGCAGTAGTAACCCCAACCTCTATTAAATGGACTTTTGATGAATTATTAGAACATTTAGTACAAGAAAGAAAATGGGTGGAAAAACGAAAAAGTAAGGGGTGA
- a CDS encoding peptidylprolyl isomerase yields MNPIVTIKLSNGEIMKAELYPDIAPNTVNNFISLIKKGFYNGLIFHRVIPGFVIQGGCPNGTGTGNPGYSIKGEFEINGFKNDLKHTEGVLSMARAMSPDSAGSQFFVMVGDAPHLDRQYAGFGKIIEGLDVAKNITKVKTDYRDKPVENIIMEEVTVDTFGKDYDEPERI; encoded by the coding sequence ATGAACCCTATTGTTACAATAAAACTATCAAATGGTGAGATAATGAAAGCAGAACTATATCCAGATATAGCACCGAATACAGTAAATAATTTTATAAGCCTCATTAAAAAAGGGTTTTATAATGGATTGATTTTTCATAGAGTAATACCGGGCTTTGTAATACAAGGAGGATGCCCTAATGGAACTGGAACTGGAAATCCTGGGTATTCTATTAAGGGAGAATTTGAAATTAATGGATTTAAAAATGATTTAAAGCATACAGAGGGAGTATTGTCCATGGCAAGAGCTATGTCACCTGATTCGGCAGGAAGTCAATTTTTCGTAATGGTAGGAGATGCTCCACATTTAGATAGGCAGTATGCTGGATTTGGAAAAATAATAGAGGGATTAGATGTAGCTAAAAATATAACAAAGGTAAAAACTGATTATAGAGATAAACCTGTAGAGAATATTATAATGGAAGAGGTAACTGTAGATACCTTTGGAAAAGACTATGACGAGCCAGAAAGAATTTAG